The following are encoded together in the Naumannella cuiyingiana genome:
- the car gene encoding carboxylic acid reductase encodes MVQDVWQAGFQQRLSGLMNNDPEVRDRAPNQDVAAAARQPGQSLAQVVEAIMQGYADRDAVTERAITITSAGSRQRSTDCVTLSYRTLWANARAVASAWQHAPAGPRAGDMLCSVGNGSNSYATLELACIASGVVSVPLIVNAAAQWHGILGETRPAALAVDVDFLDAIVPAILASEARPTSVYVLDYHDGDRAARHSYRRATARLHAAGIEVEPFQDLIAHGATLPQSPLPQPRLPQPAPDVAALAQIIYTSGATGAPKGALFTTAHLAAMWIGQAQAIMPTIVTHYMPMSHVAGRMVLTGALARGGTCHFSTGNDPARMWDDIARSRPTEFFLIPRVCEMIFDRYQRMVATLVADGKNPTGAEDIAKTRLREELLGGRIVSAVNGSAPLDVDLHAFMESMLEVPVHDAYGSTEAGGVVLFDNKIQRPPVLEYKLVDVPELGYHKTDLPYPRGELLLKTASMIPGYHNRPELNAEIFDGDGYYRTGDIMAETGPDELKFVERKNNVLKLSQAEFVAVSTLEAIYGASPDIHQIFIYGRSGRASLLAVIVPNPADLQNHDESELRALLARSLQQAARAKGLHPYEIPRDFIIEPEPFTVANGLLSGVAKPLRPKLLQRYAEPLERLYENVGATREAELADLRRSVASQPVLETVQRAATALLGGAAASSSDTNFADLGGDSMAAYELATQLSDLFDLEVPATIILSPANGLQQVATYIENQRAGSTTQVTASTIHGDRTRILASELTLDKFLSAEHLATAKTLPRAEGAPVFLLTGANGYLGRFLALDLLKRARKTAGRVICLVRGTDNSQARHRLTTAMSGGDRALSELYLRLAPDHLEVITGDISQPRLGLGEETWTRLATEVTDIVHPGALVNHVLPYQQLFGPNVAGTAELIKLATTNSIKHLTYLSTVGIADQISPREFDEASDVRTMSPARIVADQYANGYANTKWASEVLLREAYDHCAVPVTVFRSNMILAHSRYIGQLNQPDMFTRLIFSILITGIAPDSFYPPAADGTRRRGHFDGLPVDFTANAIAELSVGSGHRTYNVVNPNDDEISLDTFIDWLVEAGHPIRRIRDYSDWVRRLEIGLRQLPDDIGQHSLLPLLHAFREPGQLPEINAPAPDFTAAITESDVAGGIIPSVQPALIKKYAADLRHRGLLGVPGTR; translated from the coding sequence ATGGTTCAAGACGTATGGCAGGCAGGATTCCAGCAACGCCTCAGCGGCCTGATGAACAACGACCCCGAAGTCCGTGACCGCGCACCGAACCAGGACGTCGCTGCGGCGGCCCGCCAACCCGGCCAGAGTCTGGCCCAGGTCGTTGAAGCGATCATGCAGGGTTACGCCGACCGCGACGCCGTCACGGAACGCGCCATCACGATTACCAGTGCGGGCTCACGCCAGCGCTCGACCGATTGCGTCACTCTCAGCTATCGGACGCTGTGGGCCAACGCCCGCGCGGTGGCCTCCGCGTGGCAGCATGCGCCCGCCGGCCCGCGAGCCGGTGACATGCTGTGCTCGGTGGGGAACGGCAGCAACAGTTACGCGACGCTCGAGCTGGCCTGCATCGCCTCAGGTGTGGTATCGGTGCCCCTGATCGTCAACGCAGCGGCGCAGTGGCACGGCATCCTCGGCGAGACCCGGCCGGCGGCGCTGGCCGTCGACGTCGACTTCCTGGACGCGATCGTCCCGGCGATTCTCGCCTCCGAGGCACGGCCGACTTCGGTCTACGTCCTCGACTACCACGACGGTGACCGGGCCGCCCGACACAGCTATCGGCGAGCGACGGCGCGGCTCCATGCCGCCGGAATCGAGGTCGAACCCTTTCAAGACCTGATCGCCCATGGAGCGACGCTTCCGCAGTCCCCCCTTCCGCAGCCCAGGTTGCCGCAACCTGCACCCGATGTCGCCGCGCTGGCACAGATCATCTACACCTCGGGCGCGACCGGCGCTCCCAAGGGCGCATTGTTCACCACGGCGCACCTGGCCGCGATGTGGATCGGCCAGGCCCAGGCGATAATGCCGACGATCGTGACGCATTACATGCCGATGAGTCACGTTGCGGGACGGATGGTGCTCACCGGCGCCCTGGCCCGAGGGGGCACGTGTCATTTCTCCACCGGCAACGACCCGGCCCGGATGTGGGATGACATCGCACGGTCCCGACCGACAGAGTTCTTCCTGATCCCGCGGGTATGCGAGATGATCTTCGATCGGTATCAACGGATGGTGGCCACCTTGGTCGCTGATGGCAAGAATCCGACAGGCGCCGAGGACATCGCGAAGACCCGGCTCCGCGAGGAACTCCTCGGCGGCCGGATCGTCTCCGCGGTCAACGGGAGCGCGCCGCTCGATGTTGATCTTCACGCATTCATGGAGTCCATGCTCGAGGTCCCCGTGCACGATGCGTACGGGTCCACCGAGGCCGGCGGCGTGGTGCTGTTCGACAACAAGATCCAGCGACCACCCGTGCTCGAGTACAAGCTCGTCGACGTTCCAGAACTCGGCTACCACAAGACCGACCTGCCCTACCCGCGCGGTGAGCTGTTGCTCAAGACCGCCTCGATGATCCCGGGCTACCACAACCGGCCCGAGCTCAACGCAGAGATCTTCGACGGCGACGGCTACTACCGTACGGGCGACATCATGGCCGAGACCGGACCGGATGAGCTGAAGTTCGTCGAACGCAAGAACAACGTGCTCAAGCTGTCCCAGGCCGAGTTCGTCGCAGTCTCCACGCTGGAGGCGATATACGGCGCAAGCCCCGACATCCACCAGATCTTCATCTACGGGCGCAGTGGTCGCGCATCGCTGCTGGCCGTGATCGTGCCCAACCCTGCTGACCTGCAGAACCACGACGAATCCGAGCTGCGTGCCCTGCTGGCGCGTTCGCTGCAACAGGCAGCCAGGGCGAAAGGGCTCCACCCCTACGAGATCCCGCGAGACTTCATCATCGAACCCGAGCCCTTCACGGTGGCGAACGGTCTCCTCTCCGGCGTCGCCAAGCCACTGCGGCCGAAACTGTTGCAGCGCTACGCCGAACCGCTGGAGCGGCTGTATGAGAACGTCGGAGCCACGCGGGAGGCCGAGCTGGCCGACCTGCGCCGCTCTGTCGCCAGCCAGCCCGTGCTCGAAACCGTGCAGCGGGCCGCCACGGCCCTGCTCGGCGGCGCAGCCGCATCCTCGAGCGACACGAACTTCGCCGATCTGGGTGGCGACTCGATGGCCGCCTACGAGCTGGCGACTCAACTCAGCGATCTGTTTGACCTCGAGGTGCCGGCAACGATCATTCTCAGTCCCGCCAACGGACTCCAGCAGGTGGCCACCTACATCGAGAACCAGCGAGCCGGCAGCACGACACAAGTGACCGCCAGCACGATCCACGGTGATCGCACGCGAATCTTGGCCAGCGAGCTCACCCTTGACAAGTTCCTCAGCGCCGAACACCTCGCCACCGCCAAGACACTTCCACGTGCGGAAGGCGCTCCGGTGTTCCTGCTCACCGGAGCCAACGGCTACCTCGGTCGCTTCCTTGCCCTCGACCTTCTCAAGAGGGCCCGGAAGACCGCGGGTCGCGTGATCTGTCTGGTCCGCGGAACCGACAACAGCCAAGCACGTCACCGACTCACCACGGCGATGAGCGGCGGCGATCGGGCACTCTCCGAGCTCTATCTGCGACTGGCGCCGGATCACCTCGAAGTGATCACGGGCGATATCAGTCAACCTCGACTGGGTTTGGGCGAGGAGACCTGGACCCGACTCGCCACAGAGGTCACCGACATCGTTCACCCGGGCGCTCTGGTCAATCACGTGCTGCCGTACCAGCAGCTCTTCGGGCCGAACGTCGCCGGGACCGCAGAACTGATCAAGCTCGCCACGACCAACAGCATCAAGCATCTCACCTACCTGTCGACTGTGGGCATCGCCGATCAGATCTCACCCAGAGAGTTCGATGAGGCGAGTGACGTACGCACGATGAGCCCCGCTCGGATCGTCGCGGACCAGTACGCGAACGGGTACGCAAACACCAAGTGGGCCAGCGAGGTTCTGCTACGGGAGGCGTACGACCACTGCGCGGTCCCTGTCACGGTGTTCCGGTCCAACATGATCTTGGCGCACAGCCGCTACATCGGACAGCTCAACCAACCCGACATGTTCACTCGCCTGATCTTCAGCATCCTCATCACCGGCATCGCACCGGACTCGTTCTATCCGCCTGCCGCGGACGGCACACGGAGGCGAGGCCACTTCGACGGCCTGCCGGTGGACTTCACTGCCAACGCAATCGCAGAACTCTCGGTCGGCAGCGGTCACCGGACCTACAACGTGGTGAACCCGAACGACGACGAGATCTCCCTCGACACCTTCATCGACTGGCTGGTCGAGGCCGGACATCCGATCCGCCGAATCCGCGACTACTCCGACTGGGTGCGCCGCCTGGAGATCGGTCTTCGGCAACTTCCGGACGATATCGGACAGCATTCGTTGTTGCCGCTGCTGCACGCGTTCCGGGAACCGGGCCAGCTACCCGAGATCAATGCGCCCGCGCCCGACTTCACGGCGGCGATCACCGAGTCCGACGTAGCCGGGGGCATCATCCCGTCGGTGCAGCCGGCGCTTATCAAGAAGTATGCCGCTGATCTGCGGCATCGGGGACTGCTAGGCGTACCTGGCACGCGGTGA
- the rplL gene encoding 50S ribosomal protein L7/L12, which yields MAKLSNDELLDAFKEMTLIELSEFVKLFEDTFEVTAAAPVAVAAAPGAAAGGDGGAPAEEEKDSFDVILESDGGKKIAVIKEVRGITSLGLKEAKDLVEAAPKAVLEGAKKEDAEKAKEALEAAGATVTLK from the coding sequence ATGGCGAAGCTCAGCAACGACGAGCTCCTTGACGCTTTCAAGGAGATGACCCTGATCGAGCTCTCCGAGTTCGTGAAGCTGTTCGAGGACACCTTCGAGGTGACCGCTGCCGCGCCGGTCGCGGTTGCCGCCGCCCCGGGCGCTGCCGCGGGCGGCGACGGCGGTGCGCCGGCCGAGGAGGAGAAGGATTCCTTCGACGTCATCCTCGAGTCCGACGGTGGCAAGAAGATCGCCGTCATCAAGGAGGTGCGCGGCATCACCAGCCTGGGCCTGAAGGAGGCCAAGGACCTGGTCGAGGCGGCCCCCAAGGCCGTGCTCGAGGGCGCCAAGAAGGAAGACGCCGAGAAGGCCAAGGAGGCCCTCGAGGCCGCCGGCGCCACCGTCACCCTGAAGTGA
- the rplJ gene encoding 50S ribosomal protein L10 encodes MARPDKVATVEELAKRFADSTAVVLTEYRGLSVSALKDLRRSLGDDASYAVTKNTLTQRAAKDAGIEGLDEQLVGPTAIAFINGDVATVAKGLRDFAKANPLLVLKGGVMDGRVLDAAQVTQLANLESREVLLAKLAGGMKGALSNAVSLFAAPLSQAARALGALQTAAEANPDLIAGAGAAPAAEAPAEEAAPEAPADEPATQEPAAEPAESGAAE; translated from the coding sequence ATGGCGAGGCCAGACAAGGTGGCCACGGTCGAGGAGCTGGCGAAGCGTTTCGCCGATTCCACTGCCGTCGTGCTCACCGAGTACCGCGGACTCTCCGTGTCGGCGCTGAAGGATCTTCGGCGCTCGCTCGGTGATGACGCCAGCTACGCCGTGACGAAGAACACGCTGACCCAGCGTGCCGCGAAGGACGCCGGCATCGAGGGCCTGGACGAGCAGCTCGTCGGCCCGACCGCCATCGCGTTCATCAACGGTGACGTGGCCACGGTGGCCAAGGGCCTGCGCGACTTCGCCAAGGCAAACCCGCTCCTGGTGCTCAAGGGTGGCGTCATGGACGGTCGTGTCCTCGACGCCGCGCAGGTCACCCAGCTCGCCAACCTGGAGTCGCGCGAGGTTCTGCTCGCCAAGCTCGCGGGTGGCATGAAGGGCGCCCTGTCGAACGCCGTGTCGCTGTTCGCCGCCCCGCTGTCGCAGGCCGCCCGTGCCCTGGGTGCCCTGCAGACCGCGGCCGAGGCGAACCCCGACCTGATCGCCGGCGCCGGTGCGGCGCCCGCGGCGGAGGCGCCGGCCGAGGAGGCCGCGCCCGAGGCGCCCGCCGACGAGCCCGCCACGCAGGAGCCCGCAGCCGAGCCGGCCGAGTCCGGCGCGGCCGAGTAA
- a CDS encoding alcohol dehydrogenase catalytic domain-containing protein, with translation MRAIRFDGPGDWVLAEVPAPEPGPDELLIKVEASGVCGTDLRIATGDYGHLSFPLVPGHEFAGTVAGWGEGVEGYAVGDPVAADPNIWCGRCEWCRRGAPNLCAHWEALGITRDGALAEYVTVPARLAVPLAAGLDPATGALIEPLSCVLHGFDRGGVEGGRSMIIYGGGAIGLLAVAVAADLGAEAYLIEPHARRRERGLELGARGAAGSVTELAGPAQFDLVLDASGAPAAVADGLSRLRKRGTFLQMGVLPTGAEQAYSPYHLYEKEWRIIGSNSVADQYPAAAAAMGTLAPRLRGLITHEFDLADFDAALAAMASADAIKVQLRP, from the coding sequence GTGAGGGCGATCAGGTTCGACGGGCCCGGGGACTGGGTCCTGGCCGAGGTGCCGGCGCCGGAGCCCGGACCCGACGAGTTGTTGATCAAGGTGGAGGCGTCGGGAGTCTGCGGCACGGACCTGCGGATCGCCACCGGCGACTACGGGCATCTGAGCTTCCCGCTGGTGCCCGGCCACGAGTTCGCCGGAACCGTCGCCGGGTGGGGCGAGGGGGTGGAGGGGTACGCCGTCGGCGATCCCGTCGCCGCCGACCCGAACATCTGGTGCGGCCGCTGCGAGTGGTGTCGGCGCGGCGCGCCCAATCTGTGCGCCCACTGGGAGGCCCTCGGCATCACCCGCGACGGGGCGCTGGCCGAGTACGTCACGGTGCCGGCGCGGCTCGCCGTCCCGCTCGCGGCCGGACTCGACCCGGCGACCGGTGCGCTGATCGAGCCCTTGTCCTGTGTGCTGCACGGCTTCGACCGCGGTGGCGTCGAGGGCGGTCGGAGCATGATCATCTACGGCGGCGGGGCGATCGGGCTGCTGGCCGTGGCGGTCGCGGCCGACCTCGGCGCGGAGGCGTACCTGATCGAACCGCACGCCCGGCGCCGCGAGCGCGGGTTGGAGCTCGGCGCCCGGGGCGCGGCCGGATCGGTCACCGAGCTCGCCGGCCCGGCTCAGTTCGATCTGGTGCTGGACGCCTCCGGCGCCCCGGCGGCCGTGGCCGACGGGCTGTCGCGCCTGCGCAAGCGCGGCACGTTCCTGCAGATGGGGGTGCTGCCGACCGGGGCCGAGCAGGCGTACTCGCCGTATCACCTGTACGAGAAGGAATGGCGGATCATCGGTTCCAACTCGGTGGCCGACCAGTACCCGGCCGCTGCGGCGGCGATGGGTACGCTGGCGCCCCGTTTGCGGGGACTGATCACGCACGAGTTCGATCTCGCCGACTTCGACGCGGCCCTGGCGGCGATGGCGTCGGCCGACGCGATCAAGGTGCAGTTGCGCCCCTGA
- a CDS encoding zinc-dependent alcohol dehydrogenase, which produces MDAATREPDGSMTPEPDGSMIRVTATAIGRVAAGSVEIPAPEAGQVLVRTRYAGICGSDTHALAGQHPLLAPPYVPGHEAVGVIASGDGAGRRVVLKPNVVCGVCVNCRAGRTNACEVLAWIGCDPTGARPGAMGEFFLAPSGNLYPVPDGVDDDQAALVECLATPVHAARIAGDLAGAGVVVLGAGTIGVLMIIAARAAGAERIVVTDPDPVKRERAVRLGADAALDALAADLGDRVRRELGGGADVLFDCVASAGSARQWPELVRRAATIAVVGVPAADLVTPMPAIQDRELRVQGCASYTEDDFAAALAMAADLPAAEIVSDRFAFADAATAFDRAVEPGAGKVLIGPGAGS; this is translated from the coding sequence ATGGACGCAGCGACGCGCGAGCCGGACGGCTCGATGACGCCCGAGCCGGACGGCTCGATGATCCGGGTCACCGCCACCGCGATCGGCCGGGTCGCCGCCGGGTCGGTCGAGATTCCGGCGCCGGAGGCCGGGCAGGTGCTGGTCCGCACCCGGTACGCCGGGATCTGCGGCTCCGACACCCACGCGCTTGCGGGGCAACATCCGCTGCTGGCCCCGCCGTATGTGCCTGGGCACGAGGCGGTCGGGGTGATCGCGAGCGGCGACGGCGCCGGGCGTCGGGTCGTGCTGAAGCCCAATGTGGTCTGCGGGGTGTGCGTGAACTGCCGCGCGGGGCGTACCAACGCCTGCGAGGTGCTGGCCTGGATCGGCTGCGACCCGACCGGCGCGCGCCCCGGCGCGATGGGGGAGTTCTTCCTCGCGCCGAGTGGCAACCTCTACCCGGTGCCCGACGGCGTCGACGACGATCAGGCCGCGCTGGTGGAGTGCCTGGCCACCCCCGTGCACGCGGCGCGGATCGCGGGCGACCTGGCCGGTGCCGGTGTGGTGGTGCTGGGCGCCGGCACGATCGGCGTGCTGATGATCATCGCCGCGCGCGCCGCCGGGGCCGAGCGGATCGTGGTCACCGACCCCGACCCGGTCAAGCGCGAGCGGGCGGTGCGGCTCGGCGCGGATGCCGCGCTCGACGCGCTGGCCGCCGATCTTGGCGATCGGGTACGCCGAGAGCTCGGTGGCGGGGCCGATGTGCTCTTCGACTGTGTCGCCTCCGCAGGCTCGGCCCGTCAGTGGCCGGAGCTGGTCCGGCGGGCGGCGACGATCGCGGTGGTCGGCGTACCCGCGGCTGATCTTGTCACGCCGATGCCGGCGATCCAGGACCGCGAGTTGCGGGTGCAGGGCTGCGCGAGCTACACCGAGGACGATTTCGCCGCGGCGCTGGCGATGGCCGCCGACCTTCCCGCCGCAGAGATCGTCTCCGACCGGTTCGCGTTCGCCGACGCGGCGACGGCCTTCGACCGGGCGGTCGAGCCGGGGGCGGGGAAGGTGCTGATCGGCCCCGGGGCCGGATCGTGA
- a CDS encoding mechanosensitive ion channel domain-containing protein has product MDLLITLLLPLSITLLVAAVAAVIVALVTAAAVKIFSRQPNIRHALRGRLRTPAGVFAALVAGSIAAGTTGVVGYAGDNAPVVERTLAIACIAAGAWLVIRVISAAGDVLARRLVHTEDGNGHNRRMRTQVILLTRVAIAVVVILAIGATLFTFPGARAVGTSLLASAGLASVIAGLAAQSVLGNVFAGMQLAFSDAIRVDDVVVVEDEWGSIEEITLTYVVVHIWDDRRLVLPSTYFTSTPFANWSRRSSQIMGTVELDLDWRVPLDDMRAELQAVVARSDLWDGRTASLVVTEAVDGRVRVRILVSADGTDKIFDLRCAVREAMITWLRTAHPEALPVQRVRAIDPETPREAELAAAEGW; this is encoded by the coding sequence GTGGATTTACTGATCACGCTGTTGTTGCCGCTGTCGATCACACTGCTGGTGGCCGCCGTGGCGGCCGTGATCGTTGCGCTGGTGACCGCTGCCGCCGTCAAGATCTTCAGCCGTCAACCCAACATCCGGCACGCGCTGCGTGGCCGGCTGCGTACCCCGGCCGGCGTGTTTGCCGCGCTCGTCGCGGGGAGCATCGCGGCCGGCACGACGGGCGTGGTCGGGTACGCCGGTGACAACGCCCCGGTGGTCGAGCGGACGCTCGCCATCGCCTGCATCGCCGCGGGAGCCTGGCTGGTGATCCGGGTGATCTCTGCCGCCGGGGACGTGCTGGCACGGCGCCTCGTGCACACCGAGGACGGCAACGGACACAACCGGCGGATGCGTACCCAGGTGATCCTGCTGACCCGGGTGGCGATCGCGGTGGTGGTGATCCTCGCCATCGGCGCCACCTTGTTCACGTTCCCGGGCGCGCGGGCCGTCGGGACGAGCCTGCTCGCCTCCGCCGGGCTCGCCTCGGTGATCGCCGGCCTGGCGGCGCAATCCGTGCTGGGCAACGTGTTCGCGGGGATGCAGCTCGCATTCAGCGACGCCATCCGCGTCGACGATGTGGTGGTCGTGGAGGACGAGTGGGGATCGATCGAGGAGATCACCCTGACCTACGTGGTCGTGCACATCTGGGACGACCGGCGGCTGGTGCTGCCGTCGACCTACTTCACCTCGACGCCGTTCGCGAACTGGAGCCGCCGCAGTTCGCAGATCATGGGCACGGTCGAGCTGGATCTGGACTGGCGCGTCCCGCTGGACGACATGCGCGCCGAGTTGCAGGCCGTGGTCGCGCGCAGTGACCTGTGGGACGGCCGGACCGCGTCGCTGGTCGTCACGGAGGCCGTCGACGGGCGCGTCCGGGTACGGATCCTGGTCAGCGCCGACGGCACCGACAAGATCTTCGACCTGCGTTGTGCGGTACGCGAGGCGATGATCACCTGGCTGCGGACCGCCCATCCGGAGGCGCTGCCGGTGCAGCGGGTACGCGCGATCGACCCGGAGACCCCGCGCGAGGCCGAGCTCGCCGCCGCCGAAGGCTGGTGA
- a CDS encoding DinB family protein has product MTEPAPLTESTSLIEPPTTADELATLRGFLDFYRAVIRRKVEGLDREALAARLGPSDLTLGGLIKHLTLVENGWLGQRLTGEPPMAPFDDAPWDDDPDWEFHSAADDDPGQLLVWYDQSVHSADRTLDRALTEGGLDLVVRARPKDEGPISLRWVLVHLIEEYARHAGHADLLRESIDGATGD; this is encoded by the coding sequence GTGACCGAGCCTGCCCCGCTGACCGAGTCGACCTCGCTGATCGAGCCGCCGACGACCGCGGACGAGCTGGCCACCCTGCGCGGTTTCCTGGACTTCTACCGCGCGGTCATCCGCCGCAAGGTCGAGGGGCTCGACCGCGAGGCGCTGGCCGCCCGGCTCGGGCCCTCCGACCTGACCCTCGGCGGGCTGATCAAGCACCTCACGCTGGTCGAGAACGGCTGGCTCGGGCAGCGGCTGACCGGCGAGCCGCCGATGGCGCCGTTCGACGATGCACCCTGGGACGACGACCCGGACTGGGAGTTCCACAGCGCGGCCGATGATGATCCGGGTCAGCTTCTCGTCTGGTACGACCAGTCCGTCCACAGTGCGGATCGCACTCTCGATCGCGCGCTGACCGAGGGCGGCCTGGACCTGGTCGTCCGCGCCCGGCCGAAGGACGAGGGGCCGATCAGCCTGCGTTGGGTGCTGGTGCACCTGATCGAGGAGTACGCCCGGCATGCGGGTCATGCCGATCTGCTCCGGGAGTCGATCGACGGCGCGACCGGCGACTGA
- the rplA gene encoding 50S ribosomal protein L1 encodes MTKRSKAYRAAEEKMGRDELLTPTAAVAQVKDNASAKFDETVDVAMRLGVDPRKADQMVRGTVNLPHGTGKTARVLVFATGDKAAAAEAAGADEVGSDELVAKVADGYLDFDAVVATPDMMGKIGRLGRVLGPRGLMPNPKTGTVTMDVAKAVSDIKGGKIEFRVDRHANLHFIIGKSSFTPEQLEGNYFAALEEVLRLKPSASKGRYIKKITVSSTMGPGVQVDPSRTKPEGE; translated from the coding sequence ATGACCAAGCGCAGCAAGGCCTACCGGGCCGCCGAGGAGAAGATGGGCCGCGACGAGCTGCTCACGCCCACGGCCGCGGTGGCACAGGTGAAGGACAACGCGTCGGCGAAGTTCGACGAGACCGTGGATGTGGCCATGCGTCTCGGCGTCGACCCGCGGAAGGCGGACCAGATGGTCCGCGGCACGGTCAACCTGCCGCACGGCACCGGCAAGACGGCGCGGGTTCTCGTCTTCGCCACCGGTGACAAGGCCGCCGCGGCCGAGGCCGCCGGCGCCGACGAGGTCGGCTCGGACGAGCTGGTCGCGAAGGTGGCCGACGGTTACCTCGACTTCGACGCCGTCGTCGCCACCCCGGACATGATGGGCAAGATCGGCCGCCTGGGCCGGGTGCTCGGCCCGCGTGGCCTGATGCCGAACCCGAAGACCGGCACGGTGACCATGGACGTCGCCAAGGCCGTCTCCGACATCAAGGGCGGCAAGATCGAGTTCCGCGTCGACCGGCACGCGAACCTGCACTTCATCATCGGCAAGTCCTCGTTCACCCCCGAGCAGTTGGAGGGGAACTACTTCGCCGCGCTGGAGGAGGTGCTGCGGCTCAAGCCGTCGGCATCGAAGGGCCGCTACATCAAGAAGATCACCGTCTCCTCGACGATGGGCCCCGGCGTCCAGGTGGACCCGTCGCGGACCAAGCCCGAGGGCGAGTGA
- the rplK gene encoding 50S ribosomal protein L11 codes for MPPKKKVAALVKVALNAGQATPAPPVGTALGPHGVNIMEFCKAYNAQTENMRGQVIPVEITIYEDRTFTFITKAPPAAELIKKAAGLSKGSSVPHKEKVGKLTRDQVREIATTKLPDLNANDIDGAMKIVEGTARSMGVTID; via the coding sequence ATGCCTCCGAAGAAGAAAGTCGCGGCGCTGGTCAAGGTCGCGCTGAACGCGGGCCAGGCCACGCCGGCCCCGCCGGTGGGTACCGCTCTCGGCCCGCACGGCGTCAACATCATGGAGTTCTGCAAGGCGTACAACGCGCAGACCGAGAACATGCGTGGGCAGGTGATCCCGGTCGAGATCACCATCTATGAGGACCGCACCTTCACCTTCATCACGAAGGCCCCGCCGGCCGCCGAGCTGATCAAGAAGGCCGCTGGTCTGTCCAAGGGCTCGTCGGTCCCGCACAAGGAGAAGGTCGGCAAGCTGACCCGCGACCAGGTCCGTGAGATCGCCACCACCAAGCTCCCGGATCTGAACGCCAACGACATCGACGGCGCCATGAAGATCGTCGAGGGCACCGCCCGCTCCATGGGTGTGACGATCGACTGA
- the nusG gene encoding transcription termination/antitermination protein NusG gives MSDNEREAVADELDPQTNTDEQASAEPEIDLGAPAEPADDDPADDDIEIDLGPVSDSDSGDTGIDLGAPDDSGEDDGVEIDLSVDEPEDSEDEDAEDDDAAEKALAELREELSSKIGDWYVVHTYSGMENRVLQNLENRVTSLNMEDFIFEVRVPTEEVTEIRNGAKKTVKRTVLPGYVLVRMDLTDESWAAVRHTPSVTGFVGHATSPVPLSIDEVEKMLAPSVIAAATATSDGKQKKSKKKVEVADYAEGDSVMVVDGPFAGVHATITEINANSQRLKALVEILGRETPVDLTFAQIQKV, from the coding sequence ATGAGCGACAACGAAAGGGAAGCAGTGGCCGACGAGCTCGATCCGCAGACGAATACCGACGAGCAGGCGAGCGCCGAGCCCGAGATCGATCTCGGCGCACCGGCCGAGCCCGCCGACGACGACCCCGCCGACGACGACATCGAGATCGACCTCGGGCCGGTCAGCGATTCCGACTCCGGCGACACCGGGATCGACCTCGGCGCCCCGGACGATTCGGGCGAGGACGACGGCGTCGAGATCGACCTCAGCGTCGACGAGCCGGAGGACTCCGAGGACGAGGATGCCGAGGACGACGACGCCGCGGAGAAGGCGCTCGCCGAGCTTCGCGAGGAGCTGTCGTCCAAGATCGGCGACTGGTACGTGGTGCACACCTACTCCGGGATGGAGAACCGGGTGCTGCAGAACCTCGAGAACCGCGTCACCTCGCTGAACATGGAGGACTTCATCTTCGAGGTGCGGGTCCCGACCGAAGAGGTCACCGAGATCCGCAACGGCGCCAAGAAGACGGTGAAGCGGACCGTGCTGCCCGGCTATGTGCTGGTACGCATGGATCTGACCGACGAGTCCTGGGCCGCCGTGCGGCACACGCCGTCGGTGACCGGTTTCGTCGGCCACGCCACTTCGCCGGTGCCGTTGAGCATCGACGAGGTGGAGAAGATGCTCGCCCCGTCGGTGATTGCCGCGGCCACCGCGACCTCCGACGGCAAGCAGAAGAAGTCGAAGAAGAAGGTCGAGGTCGCCGACTACGCCGAGGGCGATTCGGTGATGGTCGTCGACGGGCCGTTCGCCGGCGTCCATGCCACGATCACCGAGATCAATGCCAACAGCCAGCGGCTGAAGGCCCTGGTCGAGATCCTCGGCCGGGAGACCCCGGTCGACCTGACGTTCGCCCAGATCCAGAAGGTCTGA